From a single Caloenas nicobarica isolate bCalNic1 chromosome 12, bCalNic1.hap1, whole genome shotgun sequence genomic region:
- the TEX11 gene encoding testis-expressed protein 11 has protein sequence MAGARLVAVEGLVRELLREEAPSRIAALTEQLFQAAGNISEEGGGAAEVELRPPGPGPLSEPPEETGASCVTTPAAALAKVEEGAINLWNWTVTKHTGSVVNDEQRAKLRFVACRLVCLCEGSDPPEGTIRRQILMSMKTGKGWIDIGKAGIADGFLETAMSSIEKLYAKLLKGSDGEADINVHKADVEKNLFKVLAYQAESAVAQGDFQKAVMCVQRCKDMLMKLPKEICYLSILCYNFGVETYEWKKYEQSSFWLSQSYDIGKMDMKYSVGKEMQAKVLRLLATAYFEWDCNLYLDKALKAISLANQEKIHPAGFFLKVKILLKSGASDEDINSAVAEFLHHDMSLDFCLNIAKLLLEHGRESIGFDFLKSVPERFESSPDLGKITLLHIEFLLQNKRELLAKQKVEEVIIGHYTGKHLLPEALNQLHVMLWDRAAKHYEAKSYSEALHWYNYSVGFYTPGQIDQNLAKLQRNMASCYLHLKQIDKAKEAVKEAERCDPNSIFTKFSVYKIAVMEKDTDKAVEAVVEMGKLAEKSSQHKDKLRVDENTGTNLLSLAAQIALENEQQVVAIKALEYLSEHLQDCRQLIAALKCLVRLTLSKVVAEHEETRDDDINSMLAYLTLAHTRLAESFTEEKFTADVRILEAHWFRKVAWNLAVQFRGCPEKMRDFFLLSFKFSQFCPSDKAVLIAQKTCLLIAAAVDLEMGRQQVTPSEQAELLTQALQHLQACKDIWKVLKLTGDFAKDPTDTLLLLYEFEARSKLNDPTLHNLMESVWEQPQIEAKTLEIIASLAMESPARYPVLCKKALKSALNLHRKQTVIDAVKFSKCLHSLINLSLPTGLTDLDACVLQEVWDYFEDALSVVSSTDAYPEMEILWLMARAWNTGIFQYTVGKYKEAEQWCGLGMRFLNHLGSLKKSYEGHMIGLYSEVLDKLDRVKGFLLNEEE, from the exons GTTGAAGAGGGTGCAATAAACCTGTGGAACTGGACTGTGACCAAGCACACGGGTTCTGTTGTCAATGATGAGCAAAGAGCTAAAT TACGGTTTGTTGCTTGCAGACTGGTGTGCCTCTGTGAAGGCAGTGATCCTCCAGAGGGAACTATTCGAAGACAGATTTTG ATGTCTATGAAAACTGGGAAAGGATGGATAGATATTGGAAAAGCTGGTATCGCCGATGGATTTCTAGAGACTGCCATGAGC agtATAGAAAAACTGTATGCAAAGTTACTTAAGGGGAGCGATGGTGAAGCAGATATTAATGTGCACAAAGCCGATGTGGAGAAGAACCTCTTCAAAGTTCTCGCTTATCAGGCTGAATCA GCAGTTGCTCAGGGGGATTTTCAGAAAGCAGTGATGTGCGTGCAGCGCTGCAAAGACATGTTGATGAAATTGCCAAAAGAG ATCTGTTACCTGTCAATCCTCTGTTACAATTTTGGAGTGGAAACCTATGAATGGAAGAAGTATGAACAGAGTTCCTTCTGGCTCAG CCAGAGTTATGACATTGGGAAGATGGACATGAAATATTCTGTTGGCAAAGAAATGCAG gctAAAGTGCTGCGATTGTTGGCTACAGCCTATTTTGAGTGGGATTGCAATCTGTATCTTGACAAGGCATTGAAAGCGATAAGCTTGGCAAATCAG GAGAAAATACATccagcagggttttttttgaaagttaaaattcttcttaaaaGTGGCGCATCAGATGAAGATATCAACTCAG CTGTTGCAGAATTCCTGCACCATGACATGTCTTTAGACTTTTGTCTGAATATTgccaaactgctgctggaaCATGGAAG GGAATCaattggttttgattttctgaaATCTGTTCCTGAACGATTTGAATCTTCGCCTGACCTTGGAAAAATTACCCTGCTCCACATCGAGTTCCTGTTGCAGAATAAGAGGGAGCTGCTTGCTAAGCAGAAGGTTGAAGAAGTTATTATAG GTCATTATACTGGGAAACACCTgttgcctgaagccttgaacCAGCTGCACGTCATGTTGTGGGACAGAGCTGCCAAACATTATGAG GCAAAAAGCTATTCTGAAGCTCTTCACTGGTACAATTATTCTGTCGGCTTCTACACACCTGGGCAGATAGATCAGAACTTGGCTAAGTTGCAGAGGAACATGGCTTCTTGCTATCTTCATCTGAAACAAATTGACAAg GCTAAGGAGGCAGTTAAAGAAGCAGAGAGGTGTGATCCAAACAGCATCTTTACTAAATTCAGTGTCTATAAGATTGCAGTGATGGAGAAAGATACCGATAAAG CTGTGGAAGCAGTTGTTGAAATGGGGAAGCTAGCAGAAAAGTCATCTCAACACAAAGACAAGCTGAGAGTGGATGAAAATACAGGCACTAACCTCCTGAGTTTAGCTGCCCAAATTGCTTTAGAG aatgaACAACAAGTTGTGGCTATCAAAGCTTTGGAGTATTTGTCTGAACATTTACAAGACTGCCGACAATTAATTGCAGCTTTAAA ATGTTTAGTTCGTCTTACATTGTCAAAGGTCGTGGCAGAACATGAAGAGACAAG AGATGACGATATCAACTCAATGCTGGCTTACTTGACTTTGg CTCACACAAGACTTGCTGAGTCTTTCACAGAAGAGAAATTTACAGCGGATGTGAGGATCCTGGAAGCTCACTGGTTTAGAAAAGTTG CTTGGAACTTAGCTGTACAGTTCAGGGGCTGCCCTGAAAAgatgagggatttttttctactGTCTTTCAAG TTTTCCCAGTTTTGTCCTTCGGACAAAGCTGTTCTAATAGCTCAGAAGACATGCCTGTTAATCGCAGCTGCAGTTGATCTGGAAATGGGGAGACAACAAGTAACACCCTCCGAACAG GCAGAGCTTTTGACTCAAGCCCTTCAACATCTCCAGGCATGCAAGGACATATGGAAAGTTCTGAAATTAACAG GAGATTTTGCCAAAGACCCAACAGACACATTGTTGCTGCTTTATGAATTTGAAGCAAGATCCAAACTGAATGATCCAACGCTCCACAACCTTATGGAGTCAGTATGGGAGCAACCACAAATAGAGGCCAAGACGCTAGAAATCATTGCAT caTTAGCCATGGAATCTCCGGCTCGGTATCCTGTACTGTGTAAGAAGGCTCTCAAGAGTGCACTAAACCTCCACAGAAAGCAGACTGTCATTGATGCTGTGAAATTTAG CAAATGCTTACATAGTTTGATTAATCTTTCTTTGCCGACCGGATTAACAGACTTGGATGCCTGTGTACTGCAGGAGGTGTGGGACTACTTTGAAGATGCTCTGAGTGTAGTGAGCAGCACA GATGCTTACCCAGAGATGGAGATCCTTTGGTTGATGGCAAGAGCCTGGAATACAGGAATATTTCAATATACCGTTGGTAAATATAAGGAGGCTGAGCAGTGGTGTGGATTAGGAATGCGTTTCCTCAATCACTTAGGATCTCTGAAGAAAAGCTATGAAGGCCAT ATGATTGGTCTTTACAGTGAGGTTCTGGACAAATTGGACAGAGTAAAAGGCTTTCTTCTAAATGAAGAAGAATAA